From the genome of Leptospira saintgironsiae, one region includes:
- a CDS encoding chromosome segregation SMC family protein → MYLKSLNIVGFKTFADETEVLLDPGFTAVVGPNGSGKSNIVDALKWVFGEKSAKGLRGDKMDDVIFHGSEARKPAGFAEVSVVFDNSSKLIKMDYPTIKLTRRLYADGNNEYLINDSRVQRKEIEKILLDTGIGKSSYSIMEQGKVDRILHSKPEERRLIFEEAAGISRFKMERQEALKKLSDTNQNLLRIQDIMNTMKKEMEVKEKQAEKAEEYFRLKQELDETDKIIRYIKFSTLTKKHETSENELKEIKEKNRVLLERISVETGRIEELDHLKSDLEKKVAEIDKKLLDHLTQTQIQKDKVESNKGIILDYSDRISDIRESLTKEESAQSLLQIDKEKLEKEAIDLEGESKSLELGIEELRKNKTDIEAKIEAENTSIQEKEARIQSNDKRHVELRERLKEVIFDLISQLESRKKEAQSTEQERNRLKELLLGEADRIHSVETELKTALDSYTGEETKNKISYLAGKLETEKFRSQLGEYFSLEDSIRSLLFDRDGFLSQKEGLDQEIEDLILENENLTRSIKESGLAIEALREEAENIREKIVYLEKRILELNSEKNAKLESAKSLSVRIEETEKRILAAQESIKTLGVKKTEFEKEVIELEQQIENRYNEFLEMSRALDSEKEALRNIVKEIQGLKNEIQKNQEDYKNLFPILTEKEKAVSVYKVQLESFSEELYNDYSISEQELADEFKDKKPEKGESETKLKRLKSDIQMLGSINPLSIEEYRNVKEIYEHHRTQKEDIERSKNDITEILKNINEESEKLFRETFERIRTNFQETFSTLFNGGRAMLELVDGEDSLNAGIEIMAEPPGKHVQNLRLLSGGEKSLTAIALLFAIYMVKPSPFCFLDEIDAALDEANKLRFCQILDKFKDKSQFVVITHAQSTIHRANSIFGVTNEEPGISKIISLRLDEARDFAGRATEAV, encoded by the coding sequence ATGTATCTCAAAAGCCTGAATATTGTTGGATTCAAGACCTTTGCGGACGAGACAGAAGTTCTTCTCGATCCGGGATTTACCGCAGTTGTAGGACCTAACGGTTCCGGAAAATCGAATATAGTCGACGCTTTAAAATGGGTCTTCGGTGAAAAATCCGCCAAGGGTCTTCGCGGTGATAAGATGGACGATGTCATCTTTCACGGTTCGGAAGCTCGTAAGCCTGCGGGTTTCGCAGAAGTCAGCGTAGTTTTCGATAATTCTTCCAAACTGATCAAGATGGATTATCCAACCATCAAATTGACCCGCAGATTATACGCGGATGGAAATAACGAATATCTAATAAACGATTCTCGTGTTCAACGTAAGGAAATCGAAAAGATCTTACTCGATACTGGTATCGGAAAATCAAGTTACTCTATCATGGAACAAGGAAAGGTGGATCGTATCCTTCATTCCAAACCGGAAGAGAGAAGGTTGATCTTCGAAGAGGCTGCAGGTATTTCCAGATTTAAGATGGAAAGACAAGAGGCTCTTAAAAAACTTTCAGACACGAACCAGAACCTTCTTCGTATCCAAGACATTATGAATACGATGAAGAAGGAGATGGAAGTTAAGGAAAAACAAGCGGAGAAGGCGGAAGAATATTTCAGGCTCAAACAAGAATTGGATGAGACTGATAAGATCATTCGTTATATCAAATTTTCTACCTTAACCAAGAAACATGAAACTTCTGAGAACGAATTAAAAGAAATTAAAGAAAAGAACAGAGTTCTACTGGAAAGAATTTCTGTGGAGACTGGCAGGATTGAAGAGTTAGATCATCTTAAGTCTGACTTGGAAAAGAAGGTTGCAGAGATTGACAAAAAACTTTTGGATCATCTCACCCAAACCCAGATCCAAAAAGATAAAGTTGAGAGCAATAAAGGTATTATCCTAGATTATTCTGATCGTATTTCAGATATTAGAGAATCCTTAACTAAGGAAGAATCTGCCCAAAGCCTTCTTCAGATCGATAAAGAGAAATTAGAAAAAGAAGCAATTGATCTGGAAGGGGAAAGTAAATCTCTGGAATTGGGGATTGAAGAACTTCGTAAAAATAAAACAGATATCGAAGCCAAGATAGAGGCGGAAAATACTTCCATCCAAGAGAAGGAAGCTCGGATCCAGTCCAATGATAAACGACATGTGGAACTGAGAGAAAGACTGAAAGAAGTTATATTCGATCTAATTTCTCAATTGGAATCCCGTAAAAAAGAAGCACAATCAACCGAACAAGAAAGAAACCGTCTGAAGGAACTCCTACTGGGAGAGGCTGATCGTATTCATTCTGTCGAAACAGAACTTAAAACCGCTTTGGATTCTTATACAGGAGAAGAGACTAAAAACAAGATCTCTTATCTGGCTGGAAAACTAGAAACTGAAAAGTTCAGATCTCAACTGGGAGAATATTTCTCCTTAGAAGACAGCATCCGCAGTTTATTATTTGATAGAGACGGATTTTTATCCCAGAAAGAAGGTTTAGACCAAGAGATAGAAGATCTGATCTTGGAAAATGAAAACCTTACCAGATCTATCAAAGAATCCGGATTGGCAATCGAAGCTTTGAGAGAAGAAGCAGAGAATATCCGTGAAAAGATCGTTTATTTAGAAAAACGGATCTTAGAATTAAATTCTGAAAAAAATGCTAAATTAGAATCCGCTAAGTCTCTTTCCGTAAGGATAGAAGAGACTGAAAAAAGAATTTTGGCGGCTCAAGAGTCCATCAAAACTTTAGGCGTTAAAAAAACAGAATTCGAAAAAGAAGTGATCGAACTGGAACAGCAGATCGAGAACAGATATAACGAATTTTTGGAAATGAGCCGTGCTTTAGATTCTGAAAAAGAAGCACTTCGAAATATTGTAAAAGAGATCCAAGGTCTTAAAAACGAGATCCAGAAAAACCAAGAAGACTATAAGAACTTATTCCCTATCCTGACTGAAAAGGAAAAGGCAGTTTCAGTTTATAAGGTCCAACTGGAATCTTTCTCAGAAGAATTGTACAACGATTATTCTATCTCCGAGCAGGAACTTGCTGACGAATTCAAAGACAAGAAGCCTGAAAAAGGGGAAAGTGAGACAAAACTCAAACGTTTGAAATCTGATATCCAAATGTTGGGATCTATCAATCCACTTTCTATCGAAGAATATAGAAACGTAAAAGAGATCTACGAACATCATCGCACTCAAAAAGAAGATATCGAAAGATCCAAAAATGATATCACAGAGATCCTGAAAAACATCAATGAAGAGTCAGAAAAACTTTTCAGAGAAACATTCGAAAGGATCAGAACGAATTTCCAGGAAACATTCTCTACTTTATTCAATGGGGGAAGAGCGATGCTTGAACTTGTTGATGGAGAAGACAGCCTAAACGCTGGTATCGAGATTATGGCAGAGCCTCCTGGCAAACATGTCCAAAACTTGAGACTACTTTCTGGTGGAGAAAAATCACTAACTGCAATCGCACTACTATTTGCGATCTATATGGTGAAACCTTCTCCATTCTGTTTCTTGGATGAGATAGATGCGGCCCTCGACGAAGCAAATAAACTTCGTTTCTGTCAGATCTTGGATAAGTTTAAAGACAAATCTCAGTTCGTGGTAATCACTCACGCTCAGTCTACGATACATAGGGCAAATTCCATTTTTGGGGTCACAAACGAAGAACCTGGAATTTCCAAAATTATCAGCTTAAGACTGGACGAAGCCAGAGATTTTGCTGGAAGAGCGACCGAAGCAGTATAA
- a CDS encoding Cys-rich protein, whose translation MKKTILATLILLATVFTGISSVSAQSQACNQICDFYTTCVEGQKKLSSADKQKVGAGCLNTCRKNYSAVTACYETHSGQCTAFNSCLMDSYKGKK comes from the coding sequence ATGAAAAAAACAATCCTCGCAACCCTAATCTTGCTCGCTACGGTTTTCACCGGAATCTCCTCCGTTTCCGCTCAAAGCCAAGCATGCAACCAGATCTGTGATTTTTATACAACTTGTGTAGAAGGCCAAAAAAAACTTAGCAGCGCAGACAAACAGAAAGTGGGAGCTGGATGTTTAAATACATGCCGCAAAAATTATTCAGCAGTGACTGCTTGTTACGAAACTCATTCAGGTCAATGTACAGCTTTTAATAGCTGCTTGATGGACAGTTATAAAGGTAAAAAATAA
- the thiH gene encoding 2-iminoacetate synthase ThiH: protein MYTELFDKISFSEAKEKVLSKSKIDIESSLHSSYSGKPLNFEEYLSLLHPLADSYLEEMAERALNWTKKRFGNTISLYMPMYLSNECRSSCVYCGFSFENKIPRKTLNESEIRAESEVLYSKGIRHLLILTGEDYSITNLEYLRSAVRILKSYFDSISIEIYPMDQEKYEILIGEGVEGLVVYQETYDPETYSKYHLRGMKKNMRYRLDAPDRGGLAGFRRIGVGALLGLSDPYGEMFRLGEHAHYLSKKYWRTTIQISLPRMRPAEGEFDKTIFVSDREYVRFLFALRLFLPDSGLVQSTRESIHMRNHLAGMPITHMSVESRTDPGGYSGGEELKQFEIEDSRKIEEFTEMLRKKGLDPVFKDFDRAFLQVPDRIV from the coding sequence ATGTACACGGAGTTATTTGATAAAATCTCCTTCTCAGAAGCGAAGGAAAAAGTATTATCTAAATCTAAAATAGATATAGAGTCTTCGCTCCATAGTTCTTATTCCGGAAAACCACTTAATTTCGAAGAGTATCTCTCCTTATTACATCCTTTAGCTGATTCTTATTTAGAGGAAATGGCTGAGCGTGCACTGAACTGGACTAAAAAGAGATTTGGAAATACTATTTCTCTCTATATGCCAATGTATCTTTCGAATGAATGCAGATCTTCCTGTGTTTATTGTGGATTCAGTTTTGAAAATAAAATTCCCAGAAAAACATTAAACGAGTCTGAGATCCGGGCCGAGTCGGAAGTCCTATATTCCAAAGGGATCAGACATCTTCTCATCTTAACTGGAGAAGATTACTCTATCACAAATTTAGAATATTTAAGATCTGCAGTTCGTATCTTAAAATCTTATTTTGATTCTATCTCCATAGAAATTTATCCTATGGATCAGGAAAAATACGAGATATTGATTGGAGAAGGAGTAGAAGGTCTCGTCGTTTACCAAGAGACCTATGACCCAGAAACATATTCCAAGTATCATCTACGTGGGATGAAAAAGAATATGAGGTATAGATTGGATGCTCCCGATAGAGGAGGCCTTGCCGGATTCAGGCGTATAGGAGTTGGTGCGCTACTTGGACTTTCTGATCCGTATGGAGAAATGTTCCGTTTAGGAGAACATGCACATTATCTTTCTAAAAAATATTGGAGAACAACGATCCAAATCTCTCTTCCTCGCATGAGGCCTGCAGAAGGTGAGTTTGATAAGACTATTTTCGTTTCTGACAGAGAGTATGTTCGATTCTTATTTGCACTTCGACTTTTTCTACCGGATAGCGGGCTTGTTCAATCCACAAGAGAATCTATACATATGAGAAATCATTTAGCAGGAATGCCAATCACTCATATGTCTGTAGAATCTAGAACAGATCCTGGAGGTTATTCAGGAGGAGAAGAATTAAAACAATTCGAGATAGAAGATTCTAGAAAGATCGAAGAATTTACGGAAATGTTAAGGAAGAAGGGACTGGATCCAGTCTTTAAGGATTTCGACCGGGCATTTTTGCAAGTACCCGATCGAATTGTTTAA
- a CDS encoding thiazole synthase, with amino-acid sequence MAQSDDLIIAGRRFKSRLFLGTGKFSSGASLEQAIHSSETEVVTVALRRVDLSSTEDDILTKIDRERILLLPNTSGARDAEEAVRLARLSRELGGGDWVKLEVTPDPVYLLPDPIETLKAAKILVKEGFNVLPYINADPILCKHLEEAGCATVMPLGSPIGTNQGIRTLANLEIIIEQSNIPVVVDAGLGLPSHAAQAMELGADAVLVNTAIAIAKDPAKIAYAFKLATEAGRISRLYSNSGISTSKKASASSPLTGFLEEESRNVHGVI; translated from the coding sequence GTGGCGCAATCAGACGATCTAATCATCGCAGGCAGAAGGTTCAAATCCAGACTGTTTTTAGGAACTGGTAAGTTCTCTTCTGGTGCTTCTTTAGAACAAGCGATCCATTCTTCTGAAACAGAAGTAGTAACTGTTGCTCTACGCAGAGTGGATCTGTCTTCGACCGAAGATGATATTCTTACCAAGATTGATCGGGAAAGAATATTACTTTTGCCGAATACAAGCGGCGCAAGAGACGCAGAAGAAGCTGTAAGACTTGCTAGATTGTCCAGAGAGCTGGGCGGTGGCGACTGGGTGAAACTAGAAGTAACTCCTGATCCAGTTTACCTTCTTCCGGATCCTATCGAAACTTTGAAGGCAGCAAAGATCCTGGTCAAAGAGGGATTTAACGTTTTACCTTATATCAACGCAGATCCAATTCTATGTAAACATTTAGAAGAAGCAGGATGTGCCACTGTGATGCCTTTAGGTTCTCCGATCGGAACAAACCAAGGGATTCGCACCTTAGCAAATTTAGAGATTATAATAGAACAATCCAACATTCCGGTGGTGGTAGATGCAGGACTTGGACTACCTTCTCATGCAGCACAGGCTATGGAATTAGGAGCAGACGCAGTTCTTGTAAACACTGCAATAGCGATCGCAAAAGATCCTGCAAAAATAGCATACGCATTCAAACTTGCAACGGAAGCAGGAAGGATCTCCAGATTATATTCTAATTCAGGAATATCCACATCCAAAAAAGCCTCCGCCTCCAGTCCTCTCACAGGATTTTTAGAAGAAGAATCTAGAAATGTACACGGAGTTATTTGA
- a CDS encoding motility associated factor glycosyltransferase family protein — translation MSHDLPEKTREIFGKKPYLSLYFQNPPTEMLEFRLEAAKNQNEFFLSKKGRALASSVSPFTQAKRQLDSVSIQSTDLVAILGLGNPHLIREVESKLEPGQILLLIDKDRDLLFSLWEEWLEPVMEVPGRHLFLGENSLSLLWNYLESLPVERVSGIRILRNAASVSLEEMFYAETDIRLRKILSSKMSDLLTKFEFERIWVRNSLVNTANFLSPPSPRTKIESLKEKFNGVPSLLVSAGPNLRRQCEWIKSIRDKVFVMSCDTSLKVLLKYGIIPDGVMTLDAQTHSVFHFLGEDTSEIPLFADLVSSPPILRNLKFKSVVHSITAKYLVDASGELKREATAGSSSAESLLGPIGDVQSGGSVATTAFDLLRSLGCQPCFLVGQDLAYSGREIHSTGTHHNEKWLTLLTRKTSLEKINEAVVRKRDTRYVPSVTGGEVLTDYVLDLYRHWFEESSKSLDFPVYNVNTQGANIENARNIGPEEATQILKGFQNHEYFWKEFPAWKPELIQETLVGSPTEFKKELLETIDKIKNEFSKPEKKEEAYSDLLSLFKDTLGTWEDLRYLIRKTEVYILRHKDKLDETRKKELFLGAILKEFTMLRRKLLAGD, via the coding sequence ATGTCTCACGATCTCCCGGAAAAAACAAGAGAAATATTCGGGAAAAAACCGTATCTTAGCCTGTATTTCCAAAATCCTCCTACTGAAATGTTGGAGTTCCGACTGGAAGCGGCCAAAAACCAAAATGAGTTCTTTCTCTCTAAAAAAGGAAGAGCATTAGCAAGTTCAGTTTCTCCTTTTACCCAAGCAAAACGACAATTAGATTCGGTCTCCATTCAATCCACGGATCTAGTCGCTATTTTAGGACTTGGAAATCCACATTTGATCAGAGAGGTAGAATCCAAATTAGAACCAGGACAAATTTTATTACTCATAGACAAGGATAGAGATCTACTCTTTTCACTTTGGGAAGAATGGTTGGAACCTGTGATGGAAGTCCCAGGAAGACATTTATTCTTAGGAGAAAATTCACTTTCTCTTCTTTGGAATTATTTAGAGTCACTTCCTGTAGAAAGAGTTTCCGGGATCAGAATACTTAGGAACGCAGCAAGTGTTTCCTTGGAAGAAATGTTTTATGCGGAAACAGATATAAGACTTCGAAAAATTTTATCTTCCAAGATGAGTGATCTACTCACCAAATTTGAATTCGAAAGAATTTGGGTGAGAAATTCTCTCGTAAATACCGCAAACTTTTTATCCCCCCCAAGTCCCAGGACCAAAATAGAATCCTTAAAGGAAAAATTTAACGGAGTACCGTCCCTACTTGTATCTGCGGGACCAAACTTACGCAGACAATGTGAATGGATCAAAAGTATACGAGATAAAGTTTTTGTAATGTCCTGTGATACTTCTCTCAAAGTACTTCTCAAATATGGGATCATACCTGATGGAGTGATGACATTAGATGCACAAACTCATTCAGTATTCCATTTTTTGGGGGAAGATACGTCGGAAATTCCTCTTTTTGCTGATTTGGTTAGCTCTCCTCCTATATTAAGAAATTTGAAATTTAAATCAGTAGTCCATAGCATCACTGCAAAATATTTGGTAGATGCTTCCGGAGAATTAAAAAGAGAAGCAACTGCAGGAAGTTCCAGCGCGGAATCTTTGCTTGGCCCAATTGGAGATGTTCAATCTGGGGGAAGTGTTGCTACAACTGCATTTGATTTGTTGAGAAGTCTCGGATGCCAACCCTGCTTTTTAGTGGGCCAGGATTTGGCTTATTCAGGCAGAGAGATCCATTCTACTGGGACTCATCATAATGAAAAATGGCTTACCTTACTTACTAGAAAAACAAGTTTAGAAAAAATCAATGAAGCAGTAGTCCGAAAAAGAGACACAAGATACGTTCCATCCGTAACAGGCGGAGAAGTATTAACGGATTATGTATTGGACTTGTATAGACATTGGTTTGAAGAATCATCCAAATCCTTGGACTTTCCAGTTTATAACGTAAACACGCAAGGTGCCAATATTGAAAATGCGAGAAATATAGGACCGGAAGAAGCCACTCAAATCCTAAAGGGATTTCAAAATCACGAATACTTCTGGAAAGAATTTCCTGCCTGGAAACCTGAATTGATCCAAGAAACCTTGGTTGGATCTCCTACAGAATTCAAAAAAGAATTATTAGAAACAATAGATAAGATCAAAAACGAATTTTCTAAACCGGAAAAAAAAGAAGAAGCTTATTCGGATCTACTCTCTCTTTTCAAAGATACATTAGGTACTTGGGAAGACTTAAGATATTTAATCCGAAAAACGGAAGTATATATTCTTCGCCATAAAGATAAGCTAGACGAGACACGCAAAAAAGAATTATTTTTAGGCGCGATCCTGAAAGAATTTACAATGCTCCGCAGAAAACTTCTGGCTGGGGATTAG